The region TCATGTCACCACTCTCCACTTGAGCAACAACAGCCAGTTTAAAGCCTAATGTGTAGTCCCGTTGTGTTCGCTTAGTCTTTGTTCTTGTTTGCTTTCTCATAATAAGTCCTTTTCTTGTGAACTTATTCAAGGACGGGACATTTTGAAAAAATTAGGGTCTACCTTTTTAGGTAGACCCTTTTTTTATGTAAAAAACTGACCCCATTCTGCTCTTGCAAGTTTTCTGCACAATGCCATGCAAAACAATCTCTTTTTCTTTATTTTATCCCATAGTGGTTGATGATTTCAGCAAGCATTATTTTTTTTTACAAGAAAGAGGTGTCCTATCTAATAGTATTAGACTATACTGCTCTGTTTATAAGCTTTTGAAAGAATACAAAGAAACTTAACAGCTTTAAAATACTATATTTTTTAGAGCGAGCTTTGTTTTTTGCACATTATTTGATGCAGTTACAATACGTCATCTATGTCGCTTGGCTTTCAAAAGCAACTGTTATGAAGCAGCATACTGAGTGGACGCATTCCATGTGTTCACTCTTGCGTAGTGCCTTTTAATTACTGAATGCAACGATGCTCTTCTGTCCCCGATGTGTAATGAACCGATTATGAACAAGGCACTTTCTAGGGTTTACAGGAAAAAGGAATTTGTATGTCATCCCAGAAGGTGATGCTTGAAGTTAACAATCTTACTAAAATCTTCGGCTCTAATCCCAAACGAGCCTTACCGTTACTGGAAGAAAAAATGTCTAAAGAGGACATTCTCCAGAAAACCGGTCTCACCGTAGGCGTGCACGATGCATCGTTTACAGTCTATGAAGGGGAAATATTTGTCATCATGGGACTTTCAGGGTCCGGCAAATCAACCCTTGTGCGCATGTTAAACCGGCTGATTGAACCAAACGCCGGCAGCGTCTCAATGCATGGAAAAGACATCATGAAAATGACGCACGACGAACTGGTTCAATTCCGGCTCCACAACATGAGCATGGTATTCCAATCCTTCGCTCTCATGCCCCATCTTACCGTTCTGGAAAACACAGCCTTCGGATTGGAACTGGCAAAAGTGCCAAAAGAAGAACGGAAAAAACGCAGCCTCCAAGCATTAGAACAAGTTGGCTTGTCAGGCTGGGAAAATGCTTATCCAAAGCAACTTAGTGGTGGAATGCAACAACGTGTAGGTCTCGCAAGAGGTTTAGCTGTTGACCCGGAAATAATGCTCATGGATGAAGCATTTTCTGCTCTAGATCCACTTATCCGCACAGAAATGCAGGATGAGCTGTTGATGCTCCAAGAAAAATACCGCCGTACCATTATCTTCATATCCCATGATCTGAATGAAGCGCTCAGAATTGGGGACCGAATCGGCATCATGGAAGGTGGCAAACTTATACAAGTAGGCACACCTGAAGATGTACTGCAAAACCCAGCTAACGATTATGTGCGAGCCTTTTTCAAGGGTGTTAACCCTGCCAATGTGCTTAGCGCCAAAGATATAGCCTCCGGTAGTCATCCTACAATCATAATCAGCAAGAGCGGAAACCTGCGTACATCGCATGAAATTCTCAGCTCCAGTGAACGTGACTATGCGTTCGTGCTTGACCCGCAGCACAAGTTGCAGGGGGTTGTTTCAGCTGACTCAATTCAGAACAAGCTTAAAGAAAAAAATCCTGATAATACTCTTCGTGATGCGTTTTTACCACATATTCACACAGTCAACGAAGATGATACGATGCAGGAAATTCTCCCAATCGTAGCACAAGGTTCTTGCCCTGTGCCTGTTGTAGATTCAGATAACCGTTTCAAAGGTGTTGTCTCGAAAACTCGTTTTCTTGATACACTTCACCGCAACGGCGACTCATTCGAAAATACAGTAGCACACAGCATGTAGGGAGAATTCATATGTTTGACGAACAAGTAATACCTTTGGATGTGTGGATTTCTGACTCCATTGAATGGCTGGTAAACAATCACAGGGAGCTTTTTCTCAAGCTCAAATGGCCTGTTGAACAAACGCTTACTGCGATTGACCATGGTCTAAATGCGCTGCATCCACTTATAATAATCGCTGCTGTCGTACTACTTTCATGGCGTCTTGCAGGCAAAAGAATATCGTTTTTTTCAGGTTGCTCTCTAGTCTTTATAGGACTGCTTGGGTTGTGGGAAAACACCATGACCACATTAGCAATGGTTCTGTCATCGGTTATATTCTGCGTTCTTGCCGGAGTTCCCCTCGGTATCTGTGCAGGAAGAAATAACCGTTTCGATCAGGTGATACGCCCGATGCTGGACGCCATGCAGACCACACCATCGTTTGTATATTTAGTCCCGATTGTAATGCTATTTTCTATCGGTAACGCCGCGGGTGTGCTTGCAACTATCATATTTGCTCTTCCGCCAATTATTCGCCTCACCTCTTTGGGTATCAGACAGGTACCGCGTGAGCTAGTTGAAGCAGCTGAAGCCTTTGGTGCAACAAACTTTCAGGTGTTACTCAAGGTGCAAATACCTCTGGCACTGCCTACCATTCTAGCAGGACTCAACCAAACCATTATGATGGCGTTATCCATGGTTGTGGTAGCTGCGCTTATCGGTGCTGGCGGTCTTGGTTCACCTGTCGTCGTCGGGCTTAACTCTCTCGATATAGGACTCGCCGCCATTGGTGGCATAGGTATTGTCCTTATGGCTGTAATGCTTGACCGCATCACACAAGCCGCTGCTCAAAAACGAGTGTAACGACACAAGCCCTGCACGAAACTCTTATTTCTTAGGAAAAATTCATTATGATTAAAAAAATAGTACTCGCATTATTGATTGTGTCTCTGGCAATTCCTGCTTTTGCATATAACGAATTACCGGGGAAAGGCGTTACGGTAAAACCGGCGCGCGGTCCGTGGAGTACAGGATATTTCCACGCATTAATTATTGAAAAAGGCTTGCAAGAGCTGGGATACAAAGTCCAAAGAACTAAAGAATTGCCTGTGGCACTGTTTTTTAAAACAGTTAACATGGGTGACATCGACTACTGGCCAAATACTTGGCTGCCAAATCAAGGTGACTATCTCAAAAAAAGCAAGCATGCGTCAGCTATCGGCTATGTATTAAGAAAACAAGCTCTCCAAGGGTACGCCGTTGATAAAAAACATGCAGAAAGCCTGAATATTACTTCTCTCGAGGATTTTAAACGCCCTGAAGTGCAGAAGGCTTTTGACAAAGATGGTGACGGCAAAGCAGACCTGACTGGTGCTCCACATGGGTGGAAAGCAGTTAAAACCATCAATCAGCACATCAAAGAATATGGTCTCAGCAAGCATGTTAAGCAGATAAGTGCCTCCTATGAAGCTGCAATGGCTGCAAACATCGCTGCTTATAAAAGCGGCGAGCCAATCTTCTACTACACATGGACTCCATGCTGGACAACGTACAAGCTTATTCCGGGACAAGACGTTGTATGGCTCAATGTGCCGTTTAATATCTCCCAGACTGAATCTAAAGACGACGTTAAGCTCATGCATCTTGAAGATGTCCAAGGCGCTGTGACAAACCCTATCGATATGGGATTCAGCGTTGCGGACATTCGTATTGTCGGCAACAACGAGTTTCTTGCCAAAAACCCAGCAGCTAAAAAGTTCTTTGAACTGTTTACAATCGACTTAGCTGACCTGAGTGCACAGTACACCAAGATGATGGAAGGGGAAAAATCTCGAAAAGATATTAACCGCCACGCTGATGAATGGATTAAGAATAATCAAAAAGCGTGGGATAGCTGGCTTGACCAAGCGCGTCATGCAGCAAACTAATCCTTTCTTCTCAAAATAATACACAAAAAAAACCGCCTTCAGCTGAAGGCGGTTTTTTTTCAGATGATATCTTATACATAGTTTGCAACAAGAATTACAACGCCGCACACCGCAGCAGTTGCAATCCCCATGTTGCCACCAGGAGTCATGTAGGCAAGTTTTTTTGCTGCTGCCTTTGCTTCAGAACGAAGTTTGTAGCTCATAGCACATGGAAGCAAAATGCAAATAACGGCAAGAGCTGCACCTGCATGAGCAAGAGCTGCAATAAAGCCACCCGGAGCCAGCAATGCTGCAACAAGCACTGGGACAAACACGATGAGTGTAGTACCAATGCGATCTTTTGCAGAATTTGTACGGCGCAATGTTTCTGCCATTAAGTCAAAGAGAGATAACGCCACCCCGAAAAAGGAAGTGATAAGTGCAAACGCTGCGAAAATAGACAAAATAGTCTGGATCACAACAGAACCATTACACATGGACTTAATTAACGCATCTACGCTGCCGCTCATGTTAACAATCTGATCCATAGGCACGCTACCAAGAGAAAGGAACAACCAGACCATGTAGCAAAGAAGCGGAAGTAATGTGCCCCAGAACATAATACGAACGAGCTGTCTGGTATCTGTTCCTACCACACTCGTGATACTTGGAATACAGAAATGGAAAGAAAAAGAAGCAAATAAAACAGGAACAGCACCAATCAGATAACTATAGTCTGGAGCAACGTTAACCAGCACGTTCACATCAACTGTTGTGCTCAACGTAGCAAATGCAATTGCCATTGCGCCAAGCATGCTCAGGAAAAACAGACTATTAAAGCGGATAATTGCGTTAGTTCCGCAGAACATGATTACTGCCATGACAACGGTAAATCCAACCGAGCATGCCCCCGTGCTGAAAGCATCACCATTGACGCCCAAGGCTGAGGCAATAATGCCACCCATTGCAGTCACATACGCAACAAGAACAGCGTAAAGAAGGAAGCCAAGGCAGACAACAGCAATAATCTGTCCCCAGCGTCCAAGAACTTTTTTAACCATCATATTCACGTTCAAGCCAGTTCCAACTTGCAGATTAACTTCGAGCAGCAGAAGAGATGTGTAGAAGGCCAAAGCCCACATAACTAGAAGCAGTACCATGCTGACCTTAAAGCCCAAAAAACCGATTGCCATCGGCAAGCCGAGCATTCCGGCACCAATGGTAGTACCGGCAACAACACATACTGCGTCCAGAGATTGCGACTTCATAATTGTAATACCCCCAATAGGTAAATTGTGCTCGCGCCTACACCTGATAAAAAACAAAAGTGCCCAAATATCTAAGTTCAACCGTTTTTGAACCAGACAAAAAAATCACTTCACGAGTGAAAATTGCAAGGGAAGAAAGCGTGGCGGCATCGCTTGCTATTGCAGGAGCACTTGCACTTATCAATGCAAAACCTGCTAATTTGTGTGCAACGATGTAGTAGCGATGCCAGCTTATACAGTTGCGCGATTAATCTTTATAGTCAGCACCAAGTACACGTTGTTCTAATGCATGGTCAAGCACTGTAATGCATATTTTTTACGTTTCTGACAAAATTCAATACTTCCAAACCATTATTCAATTTGATGCGAAACAAGGCTTTAGCAGTCTTTTTACAATATTGTTCACTGTATCGACAATATTGTTCACAGATTTTACAATCATGTACTATTCGATTTTACCAATTTTGCAAAAATTTCCTTCTTGCGCCATTGCGAAAAACCCACTATTAAGCTTTCGCTTTCTGTACAAAAAGTGACTGCTCACATAAAACCAGCCACATTTTATCCTATATTTACAGAATAATATCGGAAAAAGAACCTTTTGTTCTTCAAACGATTCCATTGTCAATATCTGACAAAGACCTCCAGACCGATCCGAAATTTCATACGGACCGCGCCTGTGTCCACCTTATGTGTTTTATACTATCTCATGGAGGATGCACTGTGCGTTCACACGCTTTATTCAGCAGGAAAACATTTCGCCCTGCCCTACTCAAAACTCTCACTTCCGGTTATAATCTTTCACAATTTGCCAAAGATGTAGTTTCCGGCTCGACAGTCGGCATTGTAGCGCTGCCACTGGCTATGGCATTCGCCATTGCAAGTGGCTGCACGCCTGAAAGAGGGTTATTTACCGCCATTATTGCTGGTTTTATCATTTCTGCAATTGGTGGCTCACGTTTTCAAATCGGAGGTCCTACTGGGGCATTCGTGGTTATTGTTGCAGGCATCATTGCCCGACACGGTTATGCAGGACTCGCTGTAGCTACCAGCATGGCTGGTGTCATCTTGCTCATCATGGGCGTATGTGGTCTTGGTAAGCTGCTCAAATTTATTCCATACCCAGTGACTACCGGATTTACTACAGGCATAGCCCTACTCATTTTCACAACACAAATTAAAGATCTTTTAGGACTTGACCTTGCTGCAATTCCCGCATCGTTTATTCCTAAAATTACCACACTAGCTCAGGCAACGCCGACCGCACATATTGATGCGTGTATTGTTGCTGCAACCACGCTTGCGACCATTTTTCTCACACGTAAACTATTTCCCCGCTTTCCATCGCATATTGCGGGAATCATAACCGCTTCTGCCATTGCAACATTTTGCGGGCTTGATGTTGCTACAATCGGCACACGATTCGGAGGTATTCCAGCAGAGCTACCATCTTTTGCGCTTCCTGCCGACCTTACGAGCCTTGCAGTAACTATGATTCCTGACGCCATCACAATTGCGCTGCTGGCTGCAATCGAGTCTCTGCTAAGCGCAGTCGTTGCGGACGGTATGACAAGTGAACGCCATCATTCTTCAACCGAGCTTCTTGCACAGGGCATTGCAAACATTGCCTCATCATGTTTCGGGGGTATCCCTGCTACGGGCGCTATCGCTCGTACAGCTACCAACATTCGCGCTGGTGCTTTTTCTCCGGTATCCGGCATGATCCACGCAATTGTTCTCGCTTTGTTCATCAAATTCTTCGCCCCAGTAGCATCTGCCATTCCTCTCGCCAGCCTTGCAGGGGTGCTCACCTATGTAGCTTGGGACATGAGTGAACTCCCTAAGTTTATGCACATTCTTCGTGCGCCAAAATCTGATGCGGCTGTCATGGTCTCAACCTTCCTGCTTACCGTTCTTGTTGACCTGACGGTTGGCGTTCAATTCGGAGTTGTCCTTGCTGCTCTCTTGCTTATCGGGCGAATCAGCGACGCAACCCGTTTTCAAAACTGGGAACAGACAAAACCTGCTTCAAACACACATGAGCCTTCATGGAATGGTGAAGTTGAAGTTTATGAGATCAACGGGCCTTTCTTCTTTGGATGCGCTGACCGGTTCTCACAGACTTTTTCACTCATGAGAAAGCCGCCTCGTGTCATTATATTCAGAATGCGTCATGTCCATACGATTGATGCAACTGCACTGCACGCACTGGAACTTGTCCTGCTGCAAATGAAACAGCTTAATGTGCATATACTCTTTTCCGGTGTTGATCCGTCAATCCGGCAGCAAATGATCCGTTTCGGTCTGCTTACCCACATAGCAGAAGAGGACATACTGCACTCCTTCGGTACTGCGTGGACAAAAGCGCAAAACCTCACCTCCCCATCTACTGTCTCTGCTACAACTGCACCAGCAGCAGCTTAAATCCAAAACGCCCTGTAGAATCTACTACAGGGCGTTTTTTTGTATTCAACGCTTTCCTTTCGTTAGCTCCTGTCTTTTAAGGGTATTAAGTATTTTAAACAGTATACGGTTCAGAAATACTCTCTGAGTATGCTACTGTACTCACACTGTTTTTATTTTTTACCCAAGCAGAGCATATGACGACCAATACAGCACCTTCTTTTACAGTCCAAACTGATACAGAAGCGACGACCATTTCACTTTCTGGAGCATGGACTACACTACGTTTGGATACCGTAGAGCGCTCTTTTATGGATTCTATTAAGAGTGCATCGCACTCTATTGTACTTGATATTAGCAAATTATCATCGTTTGACACAAATGGTGCGTGGGTTATCGAACAGTATAAACGCAAGGCTGCGTCGAAAAATAAACTCTGCACAATTCTCCACGCAAACGAAAAAGATCAAATACTGTTAAAAGCAGTCACAGGCAGACCGGAAACAGAAAAAAAACAGAAGCGCGACCCTTTTTATATAACCTTACTTTGTGACATAGGCGAAACAGTAGTAACGGAACTAAAAACCACCTTGAATATCATAGGATTTCTCGGTGAAATTATGCTGGCGCTTTTACGCTCCTGCTATAAACCGCATCGATTCAGAACAACTGCTCTCTTTTATCATCTTGAACACGTCGGATTACGCGGCATCCCTATTATTGCCCTGCTCTCTTTTCTTATAGGTATGGTGCTCGCCTACATGGGAGCACAGCAGCTGCAAAAATTTGGCGCGCAAGTTTTCGTTATTCAGCTCGTACAGGTTTCCGTGCTTCGTGAATTGGGTATTTTGCTCACTGCAATTGTTATTGCCGGACGTTCCGGCTCTGCATTTACAGCGCAAATAGGGGCTATGATTGCTAACGAAGAAATCTATGCCATGCGGACAACCGGTCTTGATCCTGTCGACACACTGGTAATTCCCCGCGTGCTCGCTCTACTAATTATGCTCCCTATTCTCGGACTTATTGCAGACATCATGGGCTTACTGGGTGGAGCACTGATGGTCTGGCAATCACTGGACATCGGACTGCACGGATTCATCATCCGCCTTCATGAAACACTGAATATCTGGAACTTCTATGTGGGAATAGTTAAAGCCCCATTCTTTGCCATTGTTATCGCTACAGTTGGCTGTTTTCAGGGACTACAGGTTTCCGGTAGTGCCGAATCAGTAGGACGACTCACAACAACATCAGTTATTGAATCCATTTTTGCCGTAATCGTTATTGATGCCGGATTCGCAATTTTCTTCGCAGCAATAGGACTGTAACCATGACTGATACGATTCTTTCACTGCGCAATGTAAAAACACAATATGGAAAAAAGGTTATCCATGAAGATGTTAACCTTGATGTACGGCGTGGGGAAATAATAGGCATCATCGGTGGGTCAGGCTCTGGAAAGACTGTATTGCTGCGAACAATTCTCGGATTAAACCGACACACGTTTGGGAAAATAGAAATTTTTGGCAAGGAATACCACACACTCAGCACCAAAGAAAAACATAAGATTGAGCAACGCTGGGGAGTGCTTTTTCAAGATGGAGCTTTGTATTCTTCATTGACGGTCATGGAAAACATTGATGTTGCGCTTAAAGAATATACAAAGCTAAGCACCACCACACGTAATGAAATTGCACTTCTCAAAATATTTTTAGCAGGACTGCCGCTTGATTCAGCAGAGCTTATGCCATCAGAGCTTTCGGGCGGTATGCGCAAAAGAGCGAGCCTTGCCAGAGCACTGGCAATGGACCCTGAAATACTCTTTCTTGACGAACCGACAGCAGGTCTGGACCCCATAACTGCGAGCGGGTTCGACGAGCTACTGAAAACACTCCAACACGCGCTCGGGTTCACAGTTTTTTTAGTCACTCATGATCTGGACACACTCTATACCATTTGTGATCGGGTGGCTGTACTGGCGGAAAAACGTATTTATGCCATCGGTACAATTGATGAGCTTGTACAAAATCCATATCCGTGGATTCAGGAATACTTCAACGGCCCACGTGGAAGAAGCGCAAAAATGAAGCCTTGCGGGGAGAAATAGATGGAAACAAAAGCACACTATATTATTGTAGGAGCCTTCATCATAGCGGCTGTATGCTTCGGGTTCGGCTTCATCCTCTGGGGAGCCAATACAAGCTCGGACACTGATGATCTGCCGTACGACATCGTCTTTTTCAACAGCGTAAACGGGCTTTCCATCTCAAACCCCGTACTTCTCAACGGAGTGCGAGTCGGTAAGGTAACAAACATACTCCTCAGTCAGGATAAGCCGGAAGAAATCCGCGTCCGCATTCTTGTGCGGCGCAACACACCGATACGAGATGATTCTAAAGCCAAACTTGTTCCCATCGGCATAACAGGACAGTCTGCTGTTTTCATATCAGGCGGCACAGCCACAAGTCCCATGCTCAAACCGTTATTTAAAGGCAATATTCCCGTTATCAAAACAGTACCTTCACCAATCAACGAGCTTATTAATGCCCTGCCGGAAATGCTGAATACAGGCAAAAAACTTCTTGCTGACCTGCGCAAGATTGTTGATCCGGAAAATCGGGAGCACATCAAGAAATTCCTTAGCAACGTTGTTTCCTTTTCCGACATGCTTGTAAAAAGTGAAGCGAATATTGAACAAGCTCTCACAAATATTAAAAATGCAGCAGATCAAACAAGACAGGCAATGACGCAGACTGAAAAGACCTCCAAAGCTGTGGACGTATATGTCGCCAAGCAGTTGGGACCGGCAACGGAAAAAGTTGGTGAGCTTGTAAAACGAATCGACAAGATCGTGAAGAATATGGAGCCGGGACTTACACGATTTAGCAAAACCGGACTCAACGACATTACATCGCTCGTTAACGAGAGCAAAGCTCTTGTCAAAACATTAGAAAGCATTGCCCAAAAACTTAATAATAACCCGAAACAATTCTTACTGGGAAAAACAGTACCGGAATTTCAAACGCCATAGGAGCGTTTATGCGTAAAATTATCGTTAGCTTAATTATTATGCCGTTGCTGCTCATGACTTGTTCAGGATGCGCTTTTGATGTTGGGTTAAACCCTCCGCCTCCTTCATCACGGTACATGTTAGCTGTGGCAACGGACACGCCAGAAACAGCCACTGTACATTGTACCCCAACAGTGTCCATTGAACGCCCGCAAGCAAATGCATTTTTGAATTCAACTGGCATTGCCCTCATCCAGCAAGATCAAAAAGTGCTGTACTACTCAAAAGGGGAATGGGCGACTTCGTTACCGGAAATGCTACAAAACGCAGCCATCCGGTCACTGAATTCAACGCAGCAAGTACGCGCTGTTACCACATCACAGGCGGCTATCCCTTCAAACTACAACCTTGTTTGGAACATTGAAGATTTCTATGCTCGGTACACGGGTAAAGATTTACCACCCCGCATTTGTATCACATTAAATTGCTGGTTGATTGACATAGAAACAAGCACCCCTGTTGCCACAACGGTATTTTCAGCACAACGTTCCGCCCCTGATACTGGGCTTGAACCTATTGTGCACACCTTTAATGCCTCAGTTGCAAAAATTCTGGCTCAGATGAATGCATGGGTAGTATCACACATACAAAATCA is a window of Halodesulfovibrio sp. DNA encoding:
- a CDS encoding proline/glycine betaine ABC transporter permease; the protein is MFDEQVIPLDVWISDSIEWLVNNHRELFLKLKWPVEQTLTAIDHGLNALHPLIIIAAVVLLSWRLAGKRISFFSGCSLVFIGLLGLWENTMTTLAMVLSSVIFCVLAGVPLGICAGRNNRFDQVIRPMLDAMQTTPSFVYLVPIVMLFSIGNAAGVLATIIFALPPIIRLTSLGIRQVPRELVEAAEAFGATNFQVLLKVQIPLALPTILAGLNQTIMMALSMVVVAALIGAGGLGSPVVVGLNSLDIGLAAIGGIGIVLMAVMLDRITQAAAQKRV
- a CDS encoding aromatic amino acid transport family protein, with translation MKSQSLDAVCVVAGTTIGAGMLGLPMAIGFLGFKVSMVLLLVMWALAFYTSLLLLEVNLQVGTGLNVNMMVKKVLGRWGQIIAVVCLGFLLYAVLVAYVTAMGGIIASALGVNGDAFSTGACSVGFTVVMAVIMFCGTNAIIRFNSLFFLSMLGAMAIAFATLSTTVDVNVLVNVAPDYSYLIGAVPVLFASFSFHFCIPSITSVVGTDTRQLVRIMFWGTLLPLLCYMVWLFLSLGSVPMDQIVNMSGSVDALIKSMCNGSVVIQTILSIFAAFALITSFFGVALSLFDLMAETLRRTNSAKDRIGTTLIVFVPVLVAALLAPGGFIAALAHAGAALAVICILLPCAMSYKLRSEAKAAAKKLAYMTPGGNMGIATAAVCGVVILVANYV
- a CDS encoding MlaD family protein, giving the protein METKAHYIIVGAFIIAAVCFGFGFILWGANTSSDTDDLPYDIVFFNSVNGLSISNPVLLNGVRVGKVTNILLSQDKPEEIRVRILVRRNTPIRDDSKAKLVPIGITGQSAVFISGGTATSPMLKPLFKGNIPVIKTVPSPINELINALPEMLNTGKKLLADLRKIVDPENREHIKKFLSNVVSFSDMLVKSEANIEQALTNIKNAADQTRQAMTQTEKTSKAVDVYVAKQLGPATEKVGELVKRIDKIVKNMEPGLTRFSKTGLNDITSLVNESKALVKTLESIAQKLNNNPKQFLLGKTVPEFQTP
- a CDS encoding ABC-type transport auxiliary lipoprotein family protein is translated as MRKIIVSLIIMPLLLMTCSGCAFDVGLNPPPPSSRYMLAVATDTPETATVHCTPTVSIERPQANAFLNSTGIALIQQDQKVLYYSKGEWATSLPEMLQNAAIRSLNSTQQVRAVTTSQAAIPSNYNLVWNIEDFYARYTGKDLPPRICITLNCWLIDIETSTPVATTVFSAQRSAPDTGLEPIVHTFNASVAKILAQMNAWVVSHIQNHQIMKMRKEQAEATTDN
- the proX gene encoding glycine betaine/L-proline ABC transporter substrate-binding protein ProX, whose amino-acid sequence is MIKKIVLALLIVSLAIPAFAYNELPGKGVTVKPARGPWSTGYFHALIIEKGLQELGYKVQRTKELPVALFFKTVNMGDIDYWPNTWLPNQGDYLKKSKHASAIGYVLRKQALQGYAVDKKHAESLNITSLEDFKRPEVQKAFDKDGDGKADLTGAPHGWKAVKTINQHIKEYGLSKHVKQISASYEAAMAANIAAYKSGEPIFYYTWTPCWTTYKLIPGQDVVWLNVPFNISQTESKDDVKLMHLEDVQGAVTNPIDMGFSVADIRIVGNNEFLAKNPAAKKFFELFTIDLADLSAQYTKMMEGEKSRKDINRHADEWIKNNQKAWDSWLDQARHAAN
- the proV gene encoding glycine betaine/L-proline ABC transporter ATP-binding protein ProV, with amino-acid sequence MSSQKVMLEVNNLTKIFGSNPKRALPLLEEKMSKEDILQKTGLTVGVHDASFTVYEGEIFVIMGLSGSGKSTLVRMLNRLIEPNAGSVSMHGKDIMKMTHDELVQFRLHNMSMVFQSFALMPHLTVLENTAFGLELAKVPKEERKKRSLQALEQVGLSGWENAYPKQLSGGMQQRVGLARGLAVDPEIMLMDEAFSALDPLIRTEMQDELLMLQEKYRRTIIFISHDLNEALRIGDRIGIMEGGKLIQVGTPEDVLQNPANDYVRAFFKGVNPANVLSAKDIASGSHPTIIISKSGNLRTSHEILSSSERDYAFVLDPQHKLQGVVSADSIQNKLKEKNPDNTLRDAFLPHIHTVNEDDTMQEILPIVAQGSCPVPVVDSDNRFKGVVSKTRFLDTLHRNGDSFENTVAHSM
- a CDS encoding SulP family inorganic anion transporter, with the protein product MRSHALFSRKTFRPALLKTLTSGYNLSQFAKDVVSGSTVGIVALPLAMAFAIASGCTPERGLFTAIIAGFIISAIGGSRFQIGGPTGAFVVIVAGIIARHGYAGLAVATSMAGVILLIMGVCGLGKLLKFIPYPVTTGFTTGIALLIFTTQIKDLLGLDLAAIPASFIPKITTLAQATPTAHIDACIVAATTLATIFLTRKLFPRFPSHIAGIITASAIATFCGLDVATIGTRFGGIPAELPSFALPADLTSLAVTMIPDAITIALLAAIESLLSAVVADGMTSERHHSSTELLAQGIANIASSCFGGIPATGAIARTATNIRAGAFSPVSGMIHAIVLALFIKFFAPVASAIPLASLAGVLTYVAWDMSELPKFMHILRAPKSDAAVMVSTFLLTVLVDLTVGVQFGVVLAALLLIGRISDATRFQNWEQTKPASNTHEPSWNGEVEVYEINGPFFFGCADRFSQTFSLMRKPPRVIIFRMRHVHTIDATALHALELVLLQMKQLNVHILFSGVDPSIRQQMIRFGLLTHIAEEDILHSFGTAWTKAQNLTSPSTVSATTAPAAA
- a CDS encoding ATP-binding cassette domain-containing protein, encoding MTDTILSLRNVKTQYGKKVIHEDVNLDVRRGEIIGIIGGSGSGKTVLLRTILGLNRHTFGKIEIFGKEYHTLSTKEKHKIEQRWGVLFQDGALYSSLTVMENIDVALKEYTKLSTTTRNEIALLKIFLAGLPLDSAELMPSELSGGMRKRASLARALAMDPEILFLDEPTAGLDPITASGFDELLKTLQHALGFTVFLVTHDLDTLYTICDRVAVLAEKRIYAIGTIDELVQNPYPWIQEYFNGPRGRSAKMKPCGEK
- a CDS encoding ABC transporter permease, translating into MTTNTAPSFTVQTDTEATTISLSGAWTTLRLDTVERSFMDSIKSASHSIVLDISKLSSFDTNGAWVIEQYKRKAASKNKLCTILHANEKDQILLKAVTGRPETEKKQKRDPFYITLLCDIGETVVTELKTTLNIIGFLGEIMLALLRSCYKPHRFRTTALFYHLEHVGLRGIPIIALLSFLIGMVLAYMGAQQLQKFGAQVFVIQLVQVSVLRELGILLTAIVIAGRSGSAFTAQIGAMIANEEIYAMRTTGLDPVDTLVIPRVLALLIMLPILGLIADIMGLLGGALMVWQSLDIGLHGFIIRLHETLNIWNFYVGIVKAPFFAIVIATVGCFQGLQVSGSAESVGRLTTTSVIESIFAVIVIDAGFAIFFAAIGL